Proteins found in one Streptomyces sp. CB09001 genomic segment:
- a CDS encoding F0F1 ATP synthase subunit B produces the protein MSPMLQIAAEEMENPLVPPIPELVIGLIAFVIVFGFLAKKLLPNINKVLEERREAIEGGIEKAEAAQTEAQSVLEQYKAQLAEARHEAARLRQEAQEQGATLIAEMRAEGQRQREEIIAAGHAQIQADRKAAASALRQDVGKLATELAGKLVGESLEDHARQSRVIDRFLDELDDKATTAEAAR, from the coding sequence ATGAGCCCGATGCTCCAGATCGCGGCAGAGGAGATGGAGAATCCCCTCGTCCCGCCGATCCCCGAGCTCGTCATCGGCCTGATCGCCTTCGTCATCGTCTTCGGCTTCCTCGCCAAGAAGCTCCTCCCGAACATCAACAAGGTTCTGGAAGAGCGTCGCGAGGCCATCGAGGGCGGTATCGAGAAGGCCGAGGCCGCGCAGACCGAGGCCCAGAGCGTCCTCGAGCAGTACAAGGCCCAGCTCGCCGAGGCCCGGCACGAGGCCGCGCGACTGCGCCAGGAGGCGCAGGAGCAGGGCGCCACGCTCATCGCCGAGATGCGCGCGGAAGGCCAGCGGCAGCGTGAGGAGATCATCGCCGCCGGTCACGCCCAGATCCAGGCCGACCGCAAGGCCGCCGCGTCCGCGCTGCGCCAGGACGTCGGCAAGCTGGCCACCGAGCTGGCTGGCAAGCTGGTCGGCGAGTCCCTCGAGGACCACGCCCGCCAGAGCCGGGTGATCGACCGCTTCCTGGACGAACTGGACGACAAGGCGACGACGGCAGAGGCAGCCCGATGA
- a CDS encoding F0F1 ATP synthase subunit delta, with protein sequence MHGASREALAAARERLDVLTDSTSVDAGSLAGELASVTALLHREVSLRRVLTDPAQAGEAKAELAQRLLGTQVSGPAVDLVAGMVRSRWSQSRDLVDALEELANTADLTDAQKRSRLDNVEDELFRFGRIISSNTELRAALTNRSATTAAKGELLRDLLGGRAERTTERLVTRLVTAPRGRSLESGLESLSKLAADRRDRMVAVVTSAVPLSDAQKQRLGAALAKVYGRPMHLNLDVDPEVLGGIRVQVGDEVINGSIADRLEDAGRRLAS encoded by the coding sequence ATGCACGGAGCGAGTCGCGAGGCCCTGGCCGCCGCACGCGAGCGTCTCGACGTGCTGACGGACTCCACGTCCGTGGACGCCGGCTCGCTCGCCGGCGAGCTGGCCTCCGTCACCGCGCTGCTCCACCGCGAGGTGTCGCTGCGTCGGGTCCTCACCGACCCGGCGCAGGCCGGTGAGGCCAAGGCCGAACTCGCCCAGCGTCTCCTCGGCACCCAGGTCAGCGGCCCGGCCGTCGACCTGGTGGCCGGCATGGTGCGCTCCCGCTGGTCGCAGTCCCGCGACCTGGTGGACGCGCTGGAGGAGCTGGCGAACACCGCCGACCTCACCGACGCCCAGAAGCGGAGCCGCCTCGACAACGTCGAGGACGAGCTGTTCCGGTTCGGCCGGATCATCTCCTCCAACACCGAGCTGCGCGCCGCGCTCACCAACCGGTCGGCCACCACCGCGGCCAAGGGCGAGCTGCTGCGCGACCTGCTCGGCGGCCGGGCGGAGCGGACCACCGAGCGTCTGGTGACGCGCCTTGTCACCGCGCCGCGGGGACGTAGCCTGGAGTCGGGACTCGAGTCCCTGTCCAAGCTCGCCGCCGACCGGCGGGACCGGATGGTCGCCGTGGTCACCTCGGCGGTGCCGCTGAGCGACGCACAGAAGCAGCGCCTTGGCGCGGCCCTCGCGAAGGTCTACGGCCGTCCGATGCACCTGAACCTCGACGTGGACCCCGAGGTCCTCGGCGGAATCCGGGTGCAGGTCGGTGACGAGGTCATCAACGGCTCCATCGCGGACCGTCTGGAGGACGCCGGCCGCCGGCTGGCGAGCTGA
- the atpA gene encoding F0F1 ATP synthase subunit alpha → MAELTIRPEEIRDALENFVQSYKPDAASREEVGTVTLAGDGIAKVEGLPSAMANELLKFEDGTLGLALNLEEREIGCVVLGEFSGIEEGQPVSRTGEVLSVAVGEGYLGRVVDPLGNPIDGLGEIETSGRRALELQAPTVMQRKSVHEPMETGYKAVDAMTPIGRGQRQLIIGDRQTGKTALAVDTIINQRDNWRTGDPNKQVRCIYVAIGQKGSTIASVRGALEENGALEYTTIVAAPASDPAGFKYLAPYTGSAIGQQWMYEGKHVLIIFDDLSKQADAYRAVSLLLRRPPGREAYPGDVFYLHSRLLERCAKLSDAEGAGSMTGLPIVETKANDVSAFIPTNVISITDGQCFLESDLFNAGQRPALNVGISVSRVGGSAQHKAMRQVSGRLRVDLAQFRELEAFAAFGSDLDAASKAQLERGQRMVELLKQNQYQPMATEDQVVSVWAGTNGKMDEVPVADISRFEKELLEYLHRQEQGLMTSIKEGAKMSNDTIQAIDDAVAAFKKQFETSDGKLLGEDAPSAAK, encoded by the coding sequence ATGGCGGAGCTCACGATCCGGCCGGAGGAGATCCGGGACGCACTGGAGAACTTCGTCCAGTCGTACAAGCCGGACGCGGCCTCGCGCGAGGAGGTCGGTACGGTCACCCTTGCCGGCGACGGCATCGCGAAGGTCGAGGGCCTGCCCTCGGCCATGGCCAACGAACTGCTGAAGTTCGAGGACGGCACCCTCGGCCTCGCCCTCAACCTCGAGGAGCGCGAGATCGGTTGCGTCGTCCTCGGTGAGTTCAGCGGCATCGAGGAGGGGCAGCCGGTCTCGCGTACCGGTGAGGTCCTCTCCGTGGCCGTCGGCGAGGGCTACCTCGGCCGCGTCGTCGACCCCCTCGGCAACCCGATCGACGGCCTCGGCGAGATCGAGACCAGCGGTCGCCGCGCCCTGGAGCTGCAGGCTCCCACGGTCATGCAGCGCAAGTCGGTGCACGAGCCGATGGAGACGGGCTACAAGGCCGTCGACGCCATGACCCCGATCGGCCGCGGTCAGCGTCAGCTGATCATCGGCGACCGTCAGACCGGCAAGACCGCCCTGGCCGTCGACACGATCATCAACCAGCGCGACAACTGGCGCACCGGCGACCCGAACAAGCAGGTCCGCTGCATCTACGTCGCCATCGGCCAGAAGGGCTCCACCATCGCGTCCGTGCGCGGCGCGCTGGAGGAGAACGGCGCGCTGGAGTACACGACCATCGTGGCCGCCCCGGCGTCCGACCCGGCCGGCTTCAAGTACCTCGCGCCGTACACCGGCTCGGCCATCGGCCAGCAGTGGATGTACGAGGGCAAGCACGTCCTGATCATCTTCGACGACCTGTCGAAGCAGGCCGACGCCTACCGCGCCGTGTCGCTGCTGCTGCGCCGCCCGCCGGGCCGCGAGGCCTACCCGGGTGACGTCTTCTACCTGCACTCCCGTCTGCTGGAGCGCTGCGCGAAGCTCTCCGACGCCGAGGGCGCCGGCTCGATGACCGGTCTGCCGATCGTCGAGACCAAGGCCAACGACGTGTCGGCGTTCATCCCGACCAACGTCATCTCCATCACCGACGGCCAGTGCTTCCTGGAGTCCGACCTGTTCAACGCCGGTCAGCGTCCGGCCCTGAACGTCGGTATCTCGGTCTCCCGCGTCGGTGGCTCCGCCCAGCACAAGGCGATGCGCCAGGTCTCCGGCCGACTGCGCGTGGACCTCGCCCAGTTCCGCGAGCTGGAGGCGTTCGCCGCCTTCGGTTCCGACCTGGACGCCGCGTCGAAGGCGCAGCTGGAGCGCGGTCAGCGCATGGTCGAGCTGCTCAAGCAGAACCAGTACCAGCCGATGGCCACCGAGGACCAGGTCGTCTCCGTCTGGGCCGGTACCAACGGCAAGATGGACGAGGTGCCGGTCGCCGACATCAGCCGCTTCGAGAAGGAGCTGCTCGAGTACCTGCACCGCCAGGAGCAGGGCCTGATGACCTCCATCAAGGAGGGCGCCAAGATGTCGAACGACACCATCCAGGCCATCGACGACGCCGTCGCAGCGTTCAAGAAGCAGTTCGAGACCTCGGACGGCAAGCTGCTCGGCGAGGACGCCCCGTCCGCCGCCAAGTGA
- a CDS encoding F0F1 ATP synthase subunit gamma: protein MGAQLRVYKRRIRSVTATKKITKAMEMIAASRVVKAQRKVAASTPYARELTRAVTAVGTGSNTKHPLTTEADSPSRAAVLLLTSDRGLAGAFNSNAIKAAEQLTERLEREGRQVDTYIVGRRGLAHYNFRERKVAESFSGFTDEPAYADAKKVAAPLIEAIEKDTAEGGVDELHIVYTEFVSMMTQTAVDSRLLPLSLDEVAAESGAKDEILPLYDFEPSAEDVLDALLPRYVESRIYNALLQSAASKHAATRRAMKSATDNAGELINTLSRLANAARQAEITQEISEIVGGASALADANAGSDN, encoded by the coding sequence ATGGGAGCCCAGCTCCGGGTCTACAAGCGTCGCATCCGATCCGTCACCGCGACCAAGAAGATCACCAAGGCGATGGAGATGATCGCCGCCTCGCGCGTCGTCAAGGCGCAGCGCAAGGTGGCGGCCTCCACGCCGTACGCGCGGGAGCTCACCCGCGCGGTCACGGCGGTCGGTACCGGGTCGAACACGAAGCACCCGCTCACCACGGAGGCGGACAGCCCGAGCCGTGCCGCGGTCCTGCTCCTCACGAGCGACCGCGGTCTGGCCGGCGCCTTCAACTCCAACGCCATCAAGGCGGCGGAGCAGCTGACCGAGCGCCTCGAGCGCGAGGGCCGGCAGGTCGACACGTACATCGTCGGCCGGCGCGGTCTGGCCCACTACAACTTCCGCGAGCGCAAGGTCGCGGAGTCGTTCTCGGGCTTCACCGACGAGCCGGCGTACGCGGACGCCAAGAAGGTCGCGGCGCCGCTGATCGAGGCCATCGAGAAGGATACGGCCGAGGGCGGCGTGGACGAGCTCCACATCGTCTACACCGAGTTCGTCTCGATGATGACGCAGACGGCGGTCGACTCCCGGCTGCTGCCGCTGAGCCTCGACGAGGTGGCCGCGGAGTCCGGCGCGAAGGACGAGATCCTTCCGCTGTACGACTTCGAGCCTTCGGCGGAGGACGTCCTCGACGCCCTGCTGCCGCGCTACGTCGAGAGCCGCATCTACAACGCGCTGCTGCAGTCGGCTGCCTCCAAGCACGCCGCCACCCGGCGCGCGATGAAGTCGGCCACCGACAACGCGGGCGAGCTGATCAACACGCTCTCCCGTCTTGCCAACGCGGCCCGCCAGGCCGAAATCACCCAGGAAATCAGCGAGATCGTCGGTGGCGCCAGTGCCCTGGCCGACGCGAACGCGGGGAGTGACAACTAA
- the atpD gene encoding F0F1 ATP synthase subunit beta codes for MTTTVETATATGRVARVIGPVVDVEFPVDAMPEIYNALHVEVADPAKEGELKTLTLEVAQHLGDGLVRTISMQPTDGLIRQAPVTDTGAAISVPVGDFTKGKVFNTLGEVLNVDESYDGERWPIHRKAPNFDELESKTEMFETGVKVIDLLTPYVKGGKIGLFGGAGVGKTVLIQEMIYRVANNHDGVSVFAGVGERTREGNDLIDEMSESGVIDKTALVFGQMDEPPGTRLRVALAGLTMAEYFRDVQKQDVLFFIDNIFRFTQAGSEVSTLLGRMPSAVGYQPNLADEMGLLQERITSTRGHSITSMQAIYVPADDLTDPAPATTFAHLDATTVLSRPISEKGIYPAVDPLDSTSRILDPRYIAADHYQAAMRVKNILQKYKDLQDIIAILGIDELGEEDKLVVHRARRVERFLSQNTHVAKQFTGVDGSDVPLEESIAAFNAICDGEYDHFPEQAFFMCGGIEDLKNNAKELGVS; via the coding sequence ATGACCACCACTGTTGAGACCGCGACGGCCACGGGCCGCGTCGCCCGGGTCATCGGCCCGGTCGTCGACGTGGAGTTCCCCGTCGACGCGATGCCGGAGATCTACAACGCGCTGCACGTAGAGGTCGCCGACCCGGCCAAGGAGGGTGAGCTCAAGACGCTGACCCTCGAGGTCGCCCAGCACCTCGGTGACGGCCTGGTCCGCACCATCTCCATGCAGCCCACCGACGGCCTGATCCGTCAGGCCCCGGTGACCGACACGGGCGCGGCCATCTCCGTCCCCGTCGGCGACTTCACCAAGGGCAAGGTGTTCAACACCCTCGGTGAGGTGCTGAACGTCGACGAGAGTTACGACGGTGAGCGCTGGCCGATCCACCGCAAGGCCCCGAACTTCGACGAGCTCGAGTCGAAGACCGAGATGTTCGAGACCGGCGTCAAGGTCATCGACCTGCTGACCCCGTACGTCAAGGGCGGCAAGATCGGTCTGTTCGGCGGCGCGGGCGTCGGCAAGACGGTGCTCATCCAGGAGATGATCTACCGCGTCGCCAACAACCACGACGGTGTCTCCGTGTTCGCCGGTGTCGGTGAGCGCACCCGTGAGGGCAACGACCTCATCGACGAGATGAGCGAGTCGGGCGTCATCGACAAGACCGCGCTGGTCTTCGGTCAGATGGACGAGCCGCCGGGCACCCGTCTGCGCGTCGCGCTGGCCGGCCTGACCATGGCCGAGTACTTCCGCGACGTCCAGAAGCAGGACGTGCTGTTCTTCATCGACAACATCTTCCGCTTCACCCAGGCGGGCTCCGAGGTGTCGACCCTGCTCGGCCGCATGCCCTCCGCGGTGGGCTACCAGCCGAACCTGGCCGACGAGATGGGTCTCCTCCAGGAGCGCATCACCTCGACCCGTGGTCACTCGATCACCTCGATGCAGGCGATCTACGTCCCCGCGGACGACCTGACCGACCCGGCCCCGGCCACCACCTTCGCCCACCTCGACGCGACGACGGTGCTCTCCCGTCCGATCTCCGAGAAGGGCATCTACCCGGCCGTGGACCCGCTGGACTCGACGTCCCGCATCCTCGACCCGCGGTACATCGCGGCGGACCACTACCAGGCCGCGATGCGCGTGAAGAACATCCTGCAGAAGTACAAGGACCTGCAGGACATCATCGCGATCCTCGGTATCGACGAGCTGGGCGAAGAGGACAAGCTCGTCGTCCACCGTGCCCGTCGCGTGGAGCGCTTCCTGTCCCAGAACACCCACGTCGCCAAGCAGTTCACCGGCGTCGACGGGTCGGACGTCCCGCTGGAGGAGTCGATCGCGGCCTTCAACGCGATCTGCGACGGCGAGTACGACCACTTCCCGGAGCAGGCGTTCTTCATGTGCGGTGGCATCGAGGACCTGAAGAACAACGCCAAGGAGCTGGGCGTCTCCTGA
- a CDS encoding F0F1 ATP synthase subunit epsilon yields the protein MAAELHVALVAADREVWSGEATLVVARTTSGDIGVMPGHQPLLGVLESGPVTIRTSDGGTVVAAVHGGFISFADNKLSLLAEVAELSDEIDVHRAERKLERAKAEGDAHAERRADVRLRAAAGR from the coding sequence TTGGCTGCTGAGCTGCACGTCGCGCTGGTCGCGGCCGACCGAGAGGTCTGGTCCGGCGAGGCCACCCTGGTCGTCGCGCGCACCACGTCCGGCGACATCGGCGTCATGCCCGGTCACCAGCCGCTGCTCGGTGTGCTGGAGTCGGGCCCGGTGACCATTCGTACGAGTGACGGCGGGACGGTCGTCGCCGCGGTGCACGGCGGTTTCATCTCGTTCGCCGACAACAAGCTGTCGCTGCTGGCCGAGGTCGCCGAGCTGTCGGACGAGATCGACGTCCATCGCGCGGAGCGCAAGCTCGAGCGCGCGAAGGCGGAGGGCGACGCCCACGCCGAGCGTCGCGCGGACGTCCGACTGCGCGCGGCGGCGGGACGCTGA
- a CDS encoding DUF2550 domain-containing protein, translated as MALALTVCGIVVAVVVIGLFVFGLRRRLIQRSGGTFDCSLRWDAPKEGDTTDGKGWAYGVARYNGDRVEWYRVFSYSPRPRRVLERSAIEVAGRRLPDGEEELALLSDAVILACLHRGTRLELAMSEDALTGFLAWLEAAPPGQRVNVA; from the coding sequence ATGGCCCTCGCTCTGACTGTGTGCGGAATCGTGGTGGCCGTGGTGGTGATCGGCCTCTTCGTCTTCGGTCTGCGCCGCCGGCTGATCCAGCGCTCGGGCGGCACCTTCGACTGCTCCCTGCGCTGGGACGCCCCCAAGGAGGGCGACACCACCGACGGCAAGGGCTGGGCCTACGGGGTGGCCCGCTACAACGGCGACCGGGTCGAGTGGTACCGCGTCTTCTCGTACTCCCCCCGCCCGCGTCGCGTGCTCGAACGCTCCGCGATCGAGGTGGCCGGCCGCCGGCTGCCGGACGGCGAGGAGGAGCTGGCGTTGCTTTCCGACGCCGTGATCCTGGCCTGTCTCCATCGGGGCACCCGGCTGGAACTGGCGATGAGCGAGGACGCGCTGACCGGATTCCTCGCGTGGCTGGAAGCAGCCCCGCCCGGACAGCGAGTGAATGTGGCGTAG
- a CDS encoding glycoside hydrolase family 18 chitinase, translating into MRFRHKAAALAATLALPLAGLVGLASPAQAAAWGSPRSSEVESGGATATFEKTSDWGTGFGGKWTVKNTGTASLSSWTVEWDFPSGTKVTSAWDATVTNSADHWTAKNVGWNGTLAPGASVSFGFNGSGPGSPSNCKLNGGSCDGTSVPGDEAPSAPGTPTASNVTDTSVKLSWSAATDDKGVKNYDVLRDGAKVATVTGTTYTDNGLTKGTAYSYSVKARDTADQTGPASGAVKVTTTGGGDGGNPGTGDEVKMGYFTNWGVYGRNYHVKNLVTSGSADKITHINYAFGNVQGGKCTIGDSYADYDKAYTADQSVDGVADTWDQPLRGNFNQLRKLKAKYPNIKILYSFGGWTWSGGFPDAVKNPAAFAKSCHDLVEDPRWADVFDGIDLDWEYPNACGLSCDETSASNAFSSMMKAMRAEFGQDYLITAAVTADGSDGGKIDAADYGEASKYIDWYNVMTYDFFGAWAKNGPTAPHSPLTAYDGIPQQGFNTADAMAKFKSKGVPADKLLIGIGFYGRGWTGVTQSAPGGTATGPATGTYEAGIEDYKVLKNSCPATGTIAGTAYAHCGSNWWSYDTPATIKSKMDWAEQQGLGGAFFWEFSGDTTNGELVSAIDSGLK; encoded by the coding sequence ATGCGCTTCAGACACAAAGCCGCGGCACTCGCAGCGACCCTGGCGCTTCCCCTCGCCGGCCTGGTCGGCCTCGCGAGCCCTGCCCAGGCCGCCGCGTGGGGGTCCCCCCGCTCGAGCGAAGTCGAGAGTGGGGGAGCGACGGCCACCTTCGAGAAGACCTCGGACTGGGGCACGGGATTCGGCGGCAAGTGGACGGTGAAGAACACCGGCACCGCCTCCCTCAGCTCCTGGACCGTCGAGTGGGACTTCCCCTCCGGCACCAAGGTCACCTCGGCCTGGGACGCCACCGTCACCAACTCCGCCGACCACTGGACCGCCAAGAACGTCGGCTGGAACGGGACGCTCGCCCCCGGCGCCTCGGTCTCCTTCGGCTTCAACGGCAGCGGGCCCGGCTCCCCGTCCAACTGCAAGCTCAACGGCGGCAGCTGCGACGGCACCTCGGTCCCCGGCGACGAGGCCCCCTCCGCGCCCGGCACGCCCACCGCCTCGAACGTCACCGACACCTCGGTGAAGCTGTCCTGGTCGGCGGCGACCGACGACAAGGGCGTCAAGAACTACGACGTCCTGCGGGACGGCGCCAAGGTGGCCACCGTCACCGGCACCACCTACACGGACAACGGCCTCACCAAGGGCACCGCCTACTCGTACAGCGTCAAGGCCCGTGACACCGCCGACCAGACCGGTCCGGCCAGCGGCGCCGTGAAGGTCACCACCACCGGCGGCGGGGACGGCGGCAACCCCGGCACCGGCGACGAGGTCAAGATGGGCTACTTCACCAACTGGGGCGTCTACGGGCGCAACTACCACGTGAAGAACCTGGTCACCTCCGGCTCCGCCGACAAGATCACGCACATCAACTACGCCTTCGGCAACGTCCAGGGCGGCAAGTGCACCATCGGCGACTCCTACGCCGACTACGACAAGGCCTACACCGCCGACCAGTCCGTCGACGGCGTCGCCGACACCTGGGACCAGCCGCTGCGCGGCAACTTCAACCAGCTGCGCAAGCTGAAGGCCAAGTACCCGAACATCAAGATCCTCTACTCCTTCGGCGGCTGGACCTGGTCCGGCGGCTTCCCCGACGCCGTGAAGAACCCGGCCGCGTTCGCGAAGTCCTGTCACGACCTGGTCGAGGACCCGCGCTGGGCCGACGTCTTCGACGGCATCGACCTGGACTGGGAGTACCCGAACGCCTGCGGCCTCAGCTGCGACGAGACCAGCGCCTCGAACGCCTTCAGCAGCATGATGAAGGCCATGCGCGCCGAGTTCGGCCAGGACTACCTGATCACCGCGGCCGTCACCGCCGACGGCTCGGACGGCGGCAAGATCGACGCCGCCGACTACGGCGAGGCCTCGAAGTACATCGACTGGTACAACGTGATGACGTACGACTTCTTCGGCGCCTGGGCGAAGAACGGTCCGACCGCTCCGCACTCGCCGCTGACCGCGTACGACGGCATCCCGCAGCAGGGCTTCAACACCGCCGACGCGATGGCGAAGTTCAAGTCCAAGGGCGTCCCGGCCGACAAGCTGCTGATCGGCATCGGCTTCTACGGCCGCGGCTGGACCGGCGTCACGCAGTCCGCGCCCGGCGGCACCGCCACCGGCCCGGCGACCGGCACCTACGAGGCGGGCATCGAGGACTACAAGGTCCTCAAGAACAGCTGCCCGGCCACCGGCACCATCGCCGGCACCGCGTACGCCCACTGCGGCTCCAACTGGTGGTCCTACGACACCCCGGCCACCATCAAGTCCAAGATGGACTGGGCCGAGCAGCAGGGCCTCGGCGGCGCCTTCTTCTGGGAGTTCAGCGGCGACACCACGAACGGCGAACTGGTGAGCGCCATCGACAGCGGCCTGAAGTAA
- a CDS encoding response regulator transcription factor — protein MIRVLVAEDQSAVRAGLVLILGSAPDIEVVGEAADGERAVALARELRPDLVLMDVQMPRLDGVSATRIVVGEQLADVLVLTTFDLDEYVFGALRAGAAGFLLKNTDAKDLIAAVRTVAGGEGIVAPAVTRRLIAEFAANPVREPAADPAVLRELTRREREVLSCLGEGLSNAAVAERLDMAEATVKTHVSRLLGKLGLRSRVQAAVLAQELGI, from the coding sequence ATGATCCGCGTCCTCGTCGCCGAGGACCAGTCCGCCGTCCGCGCGGGGCTGGTGCTGATCCTGGGCAGCGCACCGGACATCGAGGTGGTGGGCGAGGCCGCGGACGGGGAGCGGGCGGTGGCGCTGGCCCGGGAGCTGCGTCCCGACCTGGTGCTGATGGACGTGCAGATGCCGCGCCTGGACGGGGTGTCGGCGACCCGGATCGTGGTCGGGGAGCAACTCGCCGACGTCCTGGTGCTGACCACCTTCGACCTGGACGAGTACGTCTTCGGGGCGCTGCGGGCGGGAGCCGCCGGGTTCCTGCTGAAGAACACCGACGCCAAGGACCTGATCGCGGCCGTGCGCACGGTGGCGGGCGGCGAGGGCATCGTGGCCCCGGCCGTCACCCGGCGGCTGATCGCCGAGTTCGCCGCGAACCCGGTGCGCGAGCCGGCCGCGGACCCGGCCGTGCTGCGGGAGCTGACGCGGCGTGAGCGCGAGGTGCTCTCGTGTCTCGGCGAGGGGCTGTCCAACGCGGCGGTCGCCGAGCGCCTCGACATGGCGGAGGCCACGGTGAAGACACACGTCAGCCGACTGCTGGGGAAGTTGGGGCTGCGCAGCCGGGTGCAAGCGGCGGTGCTGGCGCAGGAGTTGGGGATCTAG
- a CDS encoding histidine kinase: protein MAVRLPRPRRFDVYAASAGLLGGLLLWGIGLGVRPADEPIVLFDGHWPLLVPLAVMAGCELLRRAAPRTGLLIGTAALIADTLTQGSLVTVIMYTDLMYAAVLYGPPASARRIPWITGLLTVAGTVVPYAVLRVPEALLIGVAVGVVSFAPASTGLIVRNHRETADAALLRAEQTALLAEMDRVQAVTAERSRMARELHDMVANHLSAIAIHSTAALSLDDAATTRQALGVIRENSVAGLAEMRRLIGILRDQGGDTEPAAAPTLDGLGALVDGARANGLDVTLDAAPGENLPAPVELAAYRIVQESLTNALKHASKGTVRVRLDRHEGALRVRVTSPYGDRDTPRAPGSGAGLVGMRERAALLHGTFEAGAVPQPGSAGAKIWAVRATLPLTEGDLA, encoded by the coding sequence ATGGCCGTACGACTCCCCCGCCCGCGTCGCTTCGACGTGTACGCCGCGTCGGCCGGGCTGCTGGGCGGGCTGCTGCTGTGGGGCATCGGCCTGGGCGTGCGGCCCGCCGACGAGCCGATCGTGCTGTTCGACGGCCACTGGCCGCTGCTGGTCCCGCTCGCCGTCATGGCGGGCTGCGAGTTGCTGCGCCGGGCGGCGCCCCGCACGGGGCTGCTGATCGGCACCGCCGCGCTGATCGCGGACACGCTCACCCAGGGCAGCCTGGTCACGGTGATCATGTACACCGACCTGATGTACGCCGCCGTGCTGTACGGCCCGCCCGCCTCGGCCCGCCGCATCCCGTGGATCACCGGGCTGCTCACGGTGGCCGGGACGGTGGTGCCGTACGCGGTGCTGCGGGTGCCCGAGGCGCTGCTCATCGGTGTCGCCGTCGGCGTCGTGTCCTTCGCGCCCGCCTCCACGGGGCTCATCGTCCGCAACCACCGCGAGACCGCCGACGCCGCCCTGCTGCGGGCCGAGCAGACCGCGCTGCTCGCCGAGATGGACCGGGTGCAGGCGGTGACCGCGGAGCGCTCCCGGATGGCCCGCGAGCTGCACGACATGGTCGCCAACCACCTCTCCGCGATCGCGATCCACTCCACCGCCGCGCTCTCCCTGGACGACGCCGCGACCACCCGGCAGGCGCTCGGCGTGATCCGGGAGAACAGCGTGGCGGGACTGGCCGAGATGCGACGCCTCATCGGCATCCTGCGGGACCAGGGCGGGGACACCGAGCCGGCCGCCGCCCCCACCCTCGACGGGCTCGGCGCGCTGGTCGACGGCGCCCGCGCCAACGGCCTCGACGTCACCCTGGACGCGGCACCCGGCGAGAACCTGCCCGCGCCGGTCGAGCTGGCCGCGTACCGGATCGTGCAGGAGTCGCTCACCAACGCCCTCAAGCACGCCTCCAAGGGCACCGTCCGGGTCCGGCTCGACCGGCACGAGGGCGCCCTGCGGGTCCGGGTGACCAGCCCGTACGGCGACCGGGACACCCCACGCGCGCCCGGTTCCGGCGCCGGCCTGGTCGGGATGCGGGAGCGGGCCGCACTGCTGCACGGCACGTTCGAGGCCGGGGCGGTGCCGCAGCCGGGCTCGGCGGGCGCCAAGATCTGGGCCGTACGGGCCACCCTGCCCCTGACCGAAGGAGACCTCGCATGA
- a CDS encoding cob(I)yrinic acid a,c-diamide adenosyltransferase, whose translation MVNLTRIYTRTGDKGTTALGDMSRVPKTDLRISAYADANEANAVIGTAIALGGLSEEVVKVLVRVQNDLFDVGADLSTPVVENPEYPPLRVEQFYVDKLEADCDRYLAEVEKLRSFILPGGTPGAALLHQACTVVRRAERSTWAALEAHGDTMNPLTATYLNRLSDLLFILARVANKEVGDVLWVPGGER comes from the coding sequence ATGGTCAACCTGACACGCATCTACACCCGGACCGGCGACAAGGGCACCACCGCCCTCGGCGACATGAGCCGGGTCCCCAAGACCGACCTCAGGATCTCCGCGTACGCCGACGCCAACGAGGCGAACGCGGTGATCGGTACCGCCATCGCCCTCGGCGGCCTGTCCGAGGAGGTCGTCAAGGTCCTCGTCCGCGTCCAGAACGACCTGTTCGACGTGGGCGCGGACCTGTCGACGCCGGTGGTGGAGAACCCGGAGTACCCGCCGCTGCGGGTCGAACAGTTCTACGTCGACAAGCTGGAGGCGGACTGCGACCGCTACCTGGCCGAGGTGGAGAAGCTCCGCTCCTTCATCCTCCCCGGCGGCACTCCCGGCGCGGCCCTGCTGCACCAGGCGTGCACGGTGGTCCGCCGGGCCGAGCGCTCCACCTGGGCGGCGCTGGAGGCCCACGGCGACACGATGAACCCGCTGACGGCGACCTACCTCAACCGCCTCTCCGACCTGCTGTTCATCCTGGCCCGGGTGGCCAACAAGGAGGTCGGCGACGTGCTGTGGGTGCCGGGCGGGGAACGCTAG